The following are encoded in a window of Magnolia sinica isolate HGM2019 chromosome 11, MsV1, whole genome shotgun sequence genomic DNA:
- the LOC131218057 gene encoding uncharacterized protein LOC131218057, producing the protein MVKEQFKEYRGELHQWYKWCRTHDETVLSTPPHVTIDDWRILYERFLSDAFQKRSRINSLNREKLQVNHVASSKSFVPHRYDMRDSVTGQEPGPVNLYRGTHC; encoded by the exons ATGGTTAAAGAGCAATTCAAGGAGTATCGTGGAGAGTTACACCAATGGTACAAGTGGTGTAGGACCCACGATGAGACCGTACTGTCCACACCACCGCACGTGACTATAGACGACTGGCGGATACTCTATGAGAGATTTTTGTCTGatgcttttcag AAGAGGAGTAGAATAAATTCTCTGAACAGGGAAAAGTtacaagtgaaccacgtagctagttcaaagtcatttgtaccaCATCgttacgacatg cgagattccgtcactggccaaGAGCCTGGACCAGTAAACCTCTACAGAGGAACTCACTGTTGA